The following proteins come from a genomic window of Chloroflexota bacterium:
- a CDS encoding DUF128 domain-containing protein, translating to MAVEGCHAPEVLVGFESQDVERKVLAILGTLGDSQEAVGSTIIAKQLKDRGVELSERAVRYHLRLMDERGLTRLAGRRAGRIITELGQVELKRAMVARKVGFALSRIETLAFRTNIDLDKRTGFIPANVSLFPKENFNKALKTMKPIFQAGLCVSDLVAVASEGEAIGDLVVPEKKMALATVCSIVVNGALLKAGVPIDAKFGGILQIRNHSPLRFVELIHYAGSSLDPTEIFIRANMTSVTRVAEDGNGEILANYREIPAICKPLAEEVEAKLKGSGLGGILLMGNVSEPVCEIPIELNRIGVVLVGGLNPVAAAAEAGIMSESHAMSTVVDYRTLVRISEI from the coding sequence ATTGCGGTAGAAGGTTGCCATGCGCCGGAGGTTCTAGTGGGGTTTGAAAGTCAAGATGTCGAGCGCAAGGTTCTAGCGATCCTTGGCACCTTAGGAGACTCCCAGGAAGCAGTTGGATCCACAATTATTGCCAAGCAGTTGAAGGACCGGGGAGTTGAGCTCAGCGAACGAGCGGTAAGGTATCATCTCAGACTGATGGACGAAAGGGGGCTTACCCGGCTTGCCGGTAGAAGAGCTGGCAGAATAATTACAGAGCTTGGGCAAGTTGAGCTAAAAAGGGCCATGGTTGCCCGCAAAGTGGGTTTTGCGTTGTCAAGGATCGAGACACTGGCCTTTCGCACCAATATTGATTTAGATAAACGCACCGGTTTCATACCAGCCAACGTCTCTCTTTTCCCGAAGGAGAATTTCAATAAGGCATTGAAGACCATGAAGCCCATTTTCCAGGCGGGGCTTTGCGTTAGTGACCTCGTAGCAGTAGCCAGCGAAGGAGAAGCTATAGGCGACCTGGTAGTCCCAGAAAAGAAGATGGCACTGGCCACAGTTTGCAGTATTGTAGTTAATGGCGCATTGCTGAAAGCCGGCGTGCCAATTGACGCAAAATTTGGGGGTATATTGCAGATACGAAATCATAGTCCCCTCCGTTTTGTTGAACTCATTCATTACGCTGGCAGTTCTCTTGACCCGACAGAAATATTCATCAGAGCTAATATGACATCTGTTACCAGGGTAGCCGAAGATGGCAATGGCGAGATCCTGGCTAACTACCGGGAGATACCTGCCATCTGTAAACCCCTGGCTGAGGAAGTAGAGGCAAAGCTCAAGGGTTCTGGCCTTGGTGGTATCCTTTTGATGGGAAACGTCAGTGAGCCAGTTTGCGAGATCCCCATAGAACTCAACCGAATTGGCGTTGTTCTAGTTGGCGGTTTGAACCCGGTGGCGGCTGCCGCCGAGGCGGGAATAATGAGCGAAAGTCATGCTATGAGTACCGTTGTTGACTATCGGACGCTGGTGAGAATCTCAGAGATTTGA
- the hisF gene encoding imidazole glycerol phosphate synthase subunit HisF, which produces MREIRIIPCLDIKDGRVVKGVNFVNLRDARDPVEAAAAYCQEGADEVVFLDIFATVQNRKTRLEWVKRVCDVVTVPFAVGGGISSIDDMKALIDMGVDKVSINTAAVKTPDLIREASERFGRKRLVVAIDGKKNPEGSKLPRLEVVVRSGAESTGIDIVEWAKHVEKLGAGEILLTSKDADGTRDGYDLEMTGAVAEAVKIPVIASGGAGTLEHLYVAVTVGKAAAVLAASIFHFGEIRIAEAKAYLKSKGLNTKDWLRH; this is translated from the coding sequence ATGAGAGAAATAAGAATCATCCCGTGTCTCGACATAAAGGACGGGAGGGTGGTCAAGGGAGTGAATTTCGTAAATCTCCGTGATGCCCGTGACCCGGTGGAAGCGGCAGCAGCTTATTGCCAGGAGGGGGCCGATGAGGTTGTTTTCCTTGATATCTTTGCTACTGTGCAGAACCGGAAGACGAGGTTGGAATGGGTGAAGAGAGTGTGTGATGTAGTAACTGTCCCCTTTGCTGTAGGTGGTGGTATCTCTAGCATCGATGACATGAAAGCGCTCATCGATATGGGTGTGGACAAGGTATCGATAAACACAGCTGCCGTGAAAACTCCGGATTTGATAAGGGAAGCCTCAGAAAGATTCGGCAGGAAAAGGCTCGTTGTTGCCATTGACGGTAAAAAAAATCCGGAAGGGAGCAAGCTACCCAGGCTGGAAGTAGTTGTTAGAAGTGGCGCAGAGTCCACTGGCATAGATATCGTAGAGTGGGCAAAACATGTAGAGAAGCTGGGAGCTGGCGAGATTCTCCTGACCAGCAAAGATGCTGATGGCACCAGAGATGGCTACGACCTTGAGATGACCGGGGCGGTGGCGGAAGCGGTAAAGATACCCGTCATAGCTTCCGGAGGCGCCGGTACATTGGAGCATCTTTATGTAGCAGTGACTGTAGGGAAGGCTGCAGCGGTGTTAGCTGCTTCGATATTTCACTTTGGAGAAATACGGATAGCGGAAGCCAAAGCGTACCTGAAAAGTAAAGGACTAAATACTAAAGATTGGCTGAGGCATTGA
- a CDS encoding Glu/Leu/Phe/Val dehydrogenase produces the protein MTGTNPFEVAKRQIDACADILRLSPNVTAMLKSPMRELHVALPLRMDDGSIKVFQGFRVQHNDARGPTKGGIRFHPDETIDTVRALASWMTWKCALLDLPLGGAKGGIICNPKEMSPGELERLSRAYIRAVFQFVGPERDVPAPDVYTTPQIMAWMMDEYSVISGKPQFGVITGKPLAIGGSPGRGDATARGGMFTIREAAKTMGIDLRKAKVAVQGYGNAGYHAARLCSELFGSSIVAVCDSKGGVCCKVGIDPEAAYACKNQTSSVCNLPGMEPISNEELLGLDVDILIPAAIENIITDKNADKIKAKIVAELANGPTTPEADEILYKNGVHVIPDFLCNAGGVTVSYFEMVQNFYMYTWGEAEVRDRLDKKMTAAYHSVLNTSQEYKINMRQAAYVRAVERVVEAMRLRGWV, from the coding sequence ATGACAGGTACCAATCCGTTTGAAGTGGCGAAGCGGCAGATAGACGCTTGCGCAGATATTCTAAGATTGTCTCCCAATGTGACGGCGATGCTTAAGAGCCCGATGCGAGAGCTCCATGTGGCACTTCCGTTACGAATGGATGATGGCTCTATCAAGGTATTCCAAGGATTCAGAGTTCAGCACAATGATGCCAGGGGACCTACCAAAGGTGGCATCAGATTTCATCCTGATGAAACCATTGATACTGTCCGCGCACTCGCTTCTTGGATGACCTGGAAATGCGCTTTGCTTGATTTGCCTCTGGGAGGAGCAAAAGGTGGCATTATTTGCAACCCGAAGGAAATGTCCCCCGGTGAGTTGGAGCGTTTAAGCAGAGCATATATAAGAGCGGTATTCCAGTTCGTAGGACCAGAAAGAGACGTTCCAGCACCCGATGTGTATACAACCCCGCAGATTATGGCATGGATGATGGATGAATATTCGGTTATCTCAGGGAAACCGCAGTTTGGTGTCATTACAGGTAAGCCGCTGGCTATCGGCGGGTCTCCCGGACGTGGTGACGCCACGGCGCGAGGCGGTATGTTTACTATCCGTGAAGCCGCTAAGACGATGGGCATTGATCTGAGGAAAGCCAAAGTGGCTGTACAAGGCTATGGGAATGCCGGTTACCATGCGGCTCGACTGTGCAGTGAACTCTTCGGGTCGTCAATAGTAGCTGTGTGTGATAGCAAAGGCGGAGTGTGCTGTAAGGTCGGTATTGATCCAGAGGCAGCTTATGCCTGCAAGAATCAGACTAGCTCAGTCTGTAATCTGCCAGGCATGGAACCTATCTCTAATGAGGAACTTCTGGGACTCGATGTAGATATACTTATTCCGGCTGCCATAGAAAACATCATAACCGACAAAAATGCCGATAAAATTAAAGCAAAGATTGTTGCTGAGTTAGCCAATGGCCCAACCACCCCTGAAGCCGATGAGATACTATACAAAAATGGGGTTCATGTGATACCTGATTTTCTATGTAACGCAGGCGGTGTGACCGTCTCGTATTTTGAGATGGTGCAAAACTTCTATATGTACACTTGGGGAGAAGCAGAAGTCCGTGATCGTTTAGACAAAAAGATGACTGCGGCATATCATTCTGTATTAAATACTAGCCAGGAATATAAGATAAATATGAGACAAGCAGCGTACGTGCGGGCTGTTGAACGTGTAGTGGAAGCAATGAGACTTCGTGGTTGGGTATAG